The Intrasporangium calvum DSM 43043 sequence TGCCGAACGCCCCGCCGACACTCCTGAGGTGGAGGCGGCGGCGGTAGTCCCCGCCCGCAAGCGAGCCACCCGCAAGGCCGCGGCGCCGCGCAAGCGGGCGAAGCAGGCCGAGGTCGAGACCCAGGACGTGCTCGAGTCCGTCGCGCTCACCGAAGCCGAGGCCGACCTCGACACCGTCCCCCAGCTGGTGGACCGGGGCGACGAGGAGCCCGAGGCGGACGAGCCCGTCGACGAGGAGCCGACCGGGGCCGCCGAGGTGCCCGAGACCCGAGTGGCCCCCAGCTTCAGCGTCCTGTTCCAGGCACCGGACGCCGCCGCCGCGCTCGCCGCTCCCACCCGCCGGCGCCGACGGGCCGAGGCGCCGGCCGCCGAACCTGCGCCGGCGGAGCTCTTTCCCGAGCCGCTTCCCGAGCCGGTCGACGCGGCCGTCACCGCGGACCAGCCGCAGGACGAGGGCACCGACGACGACACGTCGCCCCGTCGCTCGCGTCGCCGTCGCGGGGGCAAGGGCCGCCGTGGCCGCGGCGGCGCCGAGGACACTGAGCCCGAGGGTGACGACGAGTCGTCCGAGGACGGTGCGGACTCGGCCGATGGGCCCACCGAACGGCAGTCCGGCAACGGCTCCGGGTCGGAGGCCAACGAGGCGGCCGAGGAGACCGACGAGGCCGGCGAGGACGAGGACGGCGGCTCGAGCCGTCGACGCCGTCGGCGGCGCCGCGCCGGGTCCGGTCCGGGCGATGCCGGGGAGGACGCCGTCCCCAACGTGTCGACCCGCGTCCGCCAGCCGCGCGGGCAGTCGGACGAGCCGGTGGGGGTCAAGGGCTCGACCCGGCTCGAGGCCAAGAAGCAGCGCCGTCGTGAGGGCCGCGAGGCCGGTCGACGTCGCACGGTCATCACCGAGGCCGAGTTCCTCGCCCGGCGCGAGGCCGTCGACCGCGTCATGGTCGTGCGCAACAAGGAGGGCCGCACCCAGATGGGCGTCCTCGAGGACGGTGTCCTCGTGGAGCACTACATCGACCAGGCGACGAACGTGTCGATGGCCGGCAACATCTACCTCGGTCGGGTCCAGAACGTCCTCCCCTCGATGGAGGCCGCCTTCGTCGACATCGGCAAGGGCCGCAACGCCGTGCTGTACGCCGGCGAAGTGAATTGGGACGCCGCCGGCCTCGAGGCGAACGAGCCGAGGCGAATCGAGAACGCACTCTCCTCCGGCCAGTCGGTCCTCGTCCAGGTGACCAAGGACCCGATCGGGCACAAGGGCGCTCGGCTCACCTCGCAGATCTCGCTCCCCGGTCGCTACCTCGTCTACGTCCCGAACTCCTCGATGACCGGCATCAGCCGCAAGCTGCCCGACACGGAGCGGGCGCGGCTCAAGAAGATCCTCCGCGAGGTCGTGCCGGACTCTGCCGGCGTCATCGTGCGAACGGCTGCCGAGGGGGCGAGCGAGGAGGAGCTGCGCGCCGACGTCGAGCGGCTGAGCCGGACCTGGGAGGACATCCGGGCCCGGGCCGAGCTCTCGGGCACGCCCAGAGCGGGCAAGTCGAAGGGCCGGAAGAAGAACGGCAGCCCCGGCTCGGCCCCGACCGGGTCGGCGCCCCTGCTCCTGCACGGGGAGCCGGACCTCACGGTCAGGGTCATCCGCGACGTCTTCAACGAGGACTTCAAGCAGCT is a genomic window containing:
- a CDS encoding Rne/Rng family ribonuclease, which gives rise to MAPNDFTPTDTTSSDSAGSGAERAATLFGGIATLPDAAGLGSDAAAPPAGRAPRKRAPRRTTKRTAGDETSAAGDLSGEGAERPADTPEVEAAAVVPARKRATRKAAAPRKRAKQAEVETQDVLESVALTEAEADLDTVPQLVDRGDEEPEADEPVDEEPTGAAEVPETRVAPSFSVLFQAPDAAAALAAPTRRRRRAEAPAAEPAPAELFPEPLPEPVDAAVTADQPQDEGTDDDTSPRRSRRRRGGKGRRGRGGAEDTEPEGDDESSEDGADSADGPTERQSGNGSGSEANEAAEETDEAGEDEDGGSSRRRRRRRRAGSGPGDAGEDAVPNVSTRVRQPRGQSDEPVGVKGSTRLEAKKQRRREGREAGRRRTVITEAEFLARREAVDRVMVVRNKEGRTQMGVLEDGVLVEHYIDQATNVSMAGNIYLGRVQNVLPSMEAAFVDIGKGRNAVLYAGEVNWDAAGLEANEPRRIENALSSGQSVLVQVTKDPIGHKGARLTSQISLPGRYLVYVPNSSMTGISRKLPDTERARLKKILREVVPDSAGVIVRTAAEGASEEELRADVERLSRTWEDIRARAELSGTPRAGKSKGRKKNGSPGSAPTGSAPLLLHGEPDLTVRVIRDVFNEDFKQLVVAGDQAWNEIHPYISSVAPDLADRVSRWTAEEDLFTHHRVDEQLAKAMDRKVWLPSGGSLVIDRTEAMTVVDVNTGKFVGSGGNLEETVTKNNLEAAEEIVRQLRLRDIGGIIVIDFIDMVLESNRELVVRRLLECLGRDRTKHQVAEVTSLGLVQMTRKRVGSGLIEVFSETCEHCNGRGYVIHADPVDQGAGGGEAGEPSGARSGRRTRRGGSTGPTGPTGATGATGATGATGATGATGATAAAATSQSEPIKPSGPTAAQIAAAAHAAALKSTGAAPEDTVDDAADSTGHAVEAPVAAATRPETREESPVTEAPVNERAAQAPTDEPVTQAPVDEPVHQPLDEPAKAVPNRRRRGRVVAPAGPPRTSPTEG